A section of the Saccharopolyspora gregorii genome encodes:
- a CDS encoding MlaE family ABC transporter permease has translation MRETGRLFALGLDVVRSIPSRPFQFREFIQQCWFIASVTILPTALVAIPFGAVIALQLGSLTRQIGAQSFTGGASVLAIIQQASPIVTALLIAGAGGSAICADLGSRKIRDEIDAMEVLGVSVVQRLVVPRVLAAILVAVLLNGMVSVVGVLGGYFFNVIMQGGTPGAYMASFNALAQLPDVWISELKALIFGFLAGVVAAYRGLNPPPGPKGVGDAVNQAVVITFLLLFAVNFILTTIYLQVVPPKGM, from the coding sequence TTGCGCGAGACGGGCCGGTTGTTCGCACTGGGACTGGACGTGGTCCGGTCCATCCCGAGCCGGCCGTTCCAGTTCCGTGAGTTCATCCAGCAGTGCTGGTTCATCGCCAGCGTGACCATCCTGCCCACCGCGCTGGTGGCGATCCCGTTCGGCGCGGTCATCGCGCTGCAGCTGGGTTCGCTGACCCGCCAGATCGGCGCCCAGTCGTTCACCGGTGGCGCAAGCGTGCTGGCGATCATCCAGCAGGCCAGCCCGATCGTGACGGCGCTGCTGATCGCCGGTGCCGGTGGTTCGGCGATCTGCGCCGACCTCGGCTCGCGGAAGATCCGCGACGAGATCGACGCGATGGAGGTGCTCGGCGTCTCCGTGGTGCAGCGGCTGGTGGTGCCGCGGGTGCTGGCGGCGATCCTGGTGGCGGTGCTGCTCAACGGCATGGTCAGCGTCGTCGGCGTGCTCGGCGGCTACTTCTTCAACGTGATCATGCAGGGCGGGACGCCCGGCGCCTACATGGCGAGCTTCAACGCGCTGGCGCAGCTGCCGGACGTGTGGATCAGCGAGCTCAAGGCCTTGATCTTCGGTTTCCTGGCGGGCGTGGTCGCGGCCTACCGCGGGTTGAACCCGCCGCCCGGGCCGAAGGGCGTGGGCGACGCGGTGAACCAGGCCGTGGTGATCACCTTCCTGCTGCTGTTCGCGGTGAACTTCATTCTGACCACGATCTACCTGCAGGTCGTGCCGCCCAAGGGGATGTGA
- a CDS encoding ABC transporter ATP-binding protein has product MGVEVRVEGLSKSFGAQTIWRDVTLTLPTGEISVLLGPSGTGKSVFLKSLVGLLKPEQGKVLIDGVDVCDCAEKDLYEIRKLFGVLFQDGALFGSMNLYDNIAFPLREHTRKNESEVRQVVMEKMEMVGLLGAETKLPGEISGGMRKRAGLARALVLDPEILLFDEPDSGLDPVRTAYLNQLIVDLNAQIDATCLIVTHDINTARTVPDNIGMLFRRNLVMYGPREVLLTSTEPVVEQFLNGRRQGPIGMSEEKDAGQAAAELAELRGEQGVPHIMPQLEATPGLPERTAVRRRQDRVMANLGSLTPSAQQEIFKSLTPQERERYGIREGSPATAGTRSGTLSQGEVAQVPQQPAAVAQQAPQGPAEQTTPNPTTPNPATRHAAPQQPAPAPQGRPAQTPGSHGPAQPGHGARPSPRPRPRGEPPLQSGFQPDDEPVSARRRWFGRRKGGEQ; this is encoded by the coding sequence ATGGGTGTCGAGGTCAGGGTCGAGGGCTTGTCCAAGTCCTTCGGCGCGCAGACCATCTGGCGGGACGTGACGCTGACCCTGCCGACCGGCGAGATCAGCGTGCTGCTGGGGCCGTCGGGCACCGGCAAGTCGGTCTTCCTGAAGTCCTTGGTGGGGCTGCTGAAGCCGGAGCAGGGCAAGGTGCTCATCGATGGCGTCGACGTCTGCGACTGCGCGGAGAAGGACCTCTACGAGATCCGGAAGCTGTTCGGCGTGCTGTTCCAGGACGGCGCTCTGTTCGGCTCGATGAACCTCTACGACAACATCGCCTTCCCGCTGCGCGAGCACACCCGGAAGAACGAGTCCGAGGTGCGCCAGGTCGTGATGGAGAAGATGGAGATGGTCGGCCTGCTCGGTGCCGAGACCAAGCTGCCGGGCGAGATCTCCGGCGGCATGCGCAAGCGCGCCGGGCTCGCCAGGGCGCTGGTGCTGGACCCGGAGATCCTGCTGTTCGACGAGCCGGACTCGGGCCTGGACCCGGTGCGCACGGCCTACCTGAACCAGCTGATCGTGGACCTGAACGCGCAGATCGACGCGACCTGCCTGATCGTCACGCACGACATCAACACGGCCCGCACGGTGCCGGACAACATCGGGATGCTGTTCCGCCGCAACCTGGTGATGTACGGGCCGCGGGAGGTGCTGCTGACCTCGACGGAACCGGTGGTGGAGCAGTTCCTCAACGGCCGCAGGCAGGGCCCGATCGGGATGAGCGAGGAGAAGGACGCCGGCCAGGCGGCCGCCGAGCTCGCCGAGCTGCGCGGGGAGCAGGGCGTCCCGCACATCATGCCCCAGCTGGAGGCGACGCCGGGCCTGCCGGAGCGCACCGCGGTGCGGCGCAGGCAGGACCGGGTGATGGCGAACCTCGGTTCGCTGACCCCGTCGGCGCAGCAGGAGATCTTCAAGAGCCTCACCCCGCAGGAGCGGGAGCGCTACGGGATCCGCGAGGGATCCCCGGCGACCGCGGGCACGCGCAGCGGCACCCTGTCGCAGGGGGAGGTCGCGCAGGTACCGCAGCAGCCCGCCGCGGTCGCGCAGCAGGCGCCGCAGGGACCGGCCGAGCAGACGACGCCGAACCCGACGACGCCGAACCCCGCGACCCGGCACGCCGCCCCGCAGCAACCGGCGCCCGCTCCGCAGGGCAGGCCCGCTCAGACCCCGGGTTCGCACGGACCCGCCCAGCCCGGACACGGGGCGCGCCCCTCGCCGCGGCCCCGCCCGCGCGGGGAACCGCCGCTGCAGTCCGGTTTCCAGCCCGATGACGAACCGGTGAGCGCGCGCCGCCGCTGGTTCGGACGCCGCAAAGGTGGTGAGCAGTGA
- the rplL gene encoding 50S ribosomal protein L7/L12 — translation MAKLSNDELLDVFKEMTLLELSEFVKQFEETFDVTAAAPVAAVAAPAAGGAAAEAEEQDEFDVVLEDAGDKKIQVIKVVREVVSGLGLKEAKELVEGAPKALLEKVDKDKANEAKAKLEESGAKITLK, via the coding sequence ATGGCCAAGCTGAGCAACGACGAGCTGCTGGACGTCTTCAAGGAAATGACGCTGCTGGAGCTCTCCGAGTTCGTGAAGCAGTTCGAGGAGACCTTCGACGTCACCGCCGCCGCCCCGGTCGCGGCCGTGGCCGCCCCGGCCGCCGGTGGCGCTGCCGCCGAGGCCGAGGAGCAGGACGAGTTCGACGTCGTCCTCGAGGACGCCGGCGACAAGAAGATCCAGGTCATCAAGGTCGTCCGCGAGGTCGTCTCCGGTCTGGGCCTGAAGGAGGCCAAGGAGCTCGTCGAGGGCGCCCCGAAGGCCCTCCTGGAGAAGGTCGACAAGGACAAGGCCAACGAGGCCAAGGCCAAGCTGGAGGAGTCCGGCGCCAAGATCACCCTGAAGTGA
- the rplJ gene encoding 50S ribosomal protein L10, with protein sequence MAKPEKVDAVEEIASRFNTATTTVVTEYRGLSMAQLGQLRTALGEGTTYRVAKNTLVKRAAEQSGVEGLDDLFVGPTAIAFIEGEPVDAAKALRDFAKDNQALVIKGGYMDGRAISVSEVERIADLDSREVTLSKLAGALKGKLNQTAGLFAAPASQVARLAAALQEKKGAESDS encoded by the coding sequence ATGGCAAAGCCGGAGAAGGTCGACGCGGTCGAAGAGATCGCTTCGCGGTTCAACACCGCGACCACCACCGTGGTGACCGAGTACCGCGGGCTGTCCATGGCGCAGCTGGGGCAGCTGCGCACCGCCCTGGGCGAGGGCACGACCTACCGGGTCGCGAAGAACACGCTCGTCAAGCGGGCCGCCGAGCAGTCCGGGGTCGAAGGCCTCGACGACCTGTTCGTCGGCCCCACCGCGATCGCCTTCATCGAGGGCGAGCCGGTGGACGCGGCGAAGGCGCTCCGCGATTTCGCCAAGGACAACCAGGCCCTGGTGATCAAGGGCGGCTACATGGACGGCCGCGCGATCTCGGTTTCCGAGGTCGAGCGGATCGCCGACCTGGACTCGCGCGAGGTCACGCTGTCCAAGCTGGCCGGCGCGCTGAAGGGCAAGCTGAACCAGACCGCAGGCCTGTTCGCCGCTCCGGCGTCCCAGGTCGCGCGCCTGGCCGCCGCGCTGCAGGAGAAGAAGGGCGCCGAGTCGGACTCCTGA
- the rplA gene encoding 50S ribosomal protein L1 yields MTKRSKAYQQAAELVDRARLYAPLEAVELAKKTAKVKMDPTVEVALRLGVDPRKADQMVRGTVNLPHGTGKTVRVIVFATGDKAAEAEAAGADAVGSEDLIERIQGGWLDFDAAIATPDQMAKVGKIARVLGPRGLMPNPKTGTVTPNVTKAVSEIKGGKISFRVDKQANLHLIIGKASFDTTQLVENYAAALDEILRAKPSTSKGRYVKKVTFTTTMGPGIPVDPSLTRNLTEAPA; encoded by the coding sequence ATGACTAAGCGCAGCAAGGCATATCAGCAGGCCGCCGAGCTGGTCGACCGCGCGCGGCTGTACGCGCCGCTGGAGGCCGTCGAGCTGGCCAAGAAGACCGCCAAGGTCAAGATGGACCCCACCGTCGAGGTGGCCCTGCGTCTGGGCGTCGACCCGCGCAAGGCCGACCAGATGGTCCGCGGGACCGTGAACCTGCCGCACGGCACTGGCAAGACCGTCCGGGTCATCGTGTTCGCCACCGGGGACAAGGCCGCTGAGGCCGAGGCCGCCGGCGCGGACGCGGTCGGCTCCGAAGACCTCATCGAGCGCATCCAGGGCGGCTGGCTCGACTTCGACGCGGCGATCGCCACCCCGGACCAGATGGCGAAGGTCGGCAAGATCGCGCGAGTCCTCGGGCCGCGCGGCCTCATGCCGAACCCGAAGACCGGCACCGTCACCCCGAACGTCACGAAGGCCGTCTCCGAGATCAAGGGCGGCAAGATCAGCTTCCGGGTGGACAAGCAGGCCAACTTGCACCTGATCATCGGCAAGGCCTCGTTCGACACCACGCAGCTGGTGGAGAACTACGCGGCCGCGCTGGACGAGATCCTGCGTGCCAAGCCGTCCACCTCCAAGGGCCGCTACGTCAAGAAGGTCACCTTCACGACGACGATGGGCCCGGGCATCCCGGTGGACCCGAGCTTGACCCGGAACCTCACCGAGGCTCCTGCCTGA
- the rplK gene encoding 50S ribosomal protein L11: MPPKKKKLAAIIKLQISAGQANPAPPVGPALGQHGVNIMEFCKAYNAATESQRGDVVPVEISVFEDRSFTFNLKTPPAAKLLLKAAGVQKGSGEPHKSKVGKVTADQIREIAQTKMVDLNAKDLDQASKIIAGTARSMGLTVEG; the protein is encoded by the coding sequence ATGCCGCCCAAGAAGAAGAAGCTCGCAGCGATCATCAAGCTGCAAATCTCGGCAGGCCAGGCCAACCCGGCTCCGCCCGTCGGCCCGGCGCTGGGCCAGCACGGCGTGAACATCATGGAGTTCTGCAAGGCCTACAACGCCGCCACGGAGAGCCAGCGCGGCGACGTGGTGCCGGTCGAGATCTCCGTGTTCGAAGACCGCTCCTTCACCTTCAACCTGAAGACCCCGCCGGCGGCGAAGCTGCTGCTGAAGGCCGCGGGTGTGCAGAAGGGCAGCGGCGAGCCGCACAAGTCGAAGGTCGGCAAGGTCACCGCGGACCAGATCCGCGAGATCGCGCAGACCAAGATGGTCGACCTCAACGCCAAGGACCTCGACCAGGCCTCGAAGATCATCGCCGGCACCGCCCGGTCGATGGGTCTCACCGTCGAAGGCTGA
- the nusG gene encoding transcription termination/antitermination protein NusG, with amino-acid sequence MTSGDGTSHEDQELTGRTGAPAEAEESAVADDVDSARGADSGEDTGSTTGADEETSADDAATDEAAESAESTEDDGAESTEAESAEEAEAESAEEAEAESAEEAEAESAEEAEAESAEEAEAEAEEEAEVDPVEELRAALRRAPGEWYVVHSYAGYENKVKTNLETRAQTLDVEDYIFQVEVPTEEVTEIKNGQRKLVQRKVLPGYILVRMELNDASWSAVRNTPGVTGFIGATSQPSPLGINDVLKFLAPQAEKEAKPEQGKKAAQPAASVKPSVEVDFEVGESITVMDGPFATLPATISEVNADNQKLKVLVSIFGRETPVELSFNQVSKI; translated from the coding sequence GTGACCTCAGGAGACGGGACCTCCCACGAGGACCAGGAGTTGACCGGCCGGACCGGTGCGCCGGCCGAGGCCGAGGAGTCGGCGGTGGCCGACGACGTCGACTCCGCTCGCGGCGCCGACTCCGGCGAGGACACCGGTTCGACCACCGGCGCCGACGAGGAGACCTCGGCGGACGACGCGGCGACCGACGAAGCGGCCGAGTCCGCGGAGTCCACCGAGGACGACGGCGCCGAGAGCACCGAAGCCGAGAGCGCCGAGGAAGCCGAAGCCGAGAGCGCCGAGGAAGCCGAAGCCGAGAGCGCCGAGGAAGCCGAAGCCGAGAGCGCCGAGGAAGCCGAAGCCGAGAGCGCCGAGGAAGCCGAAGCCGAAGCCGAGGAAGAGGCCGAGGTCGACCCGGTCGAGGAGCTGCGCGCCGCGCTGCGCCGCGCTCCGGGCGAGTGGTACGTCGTGCACTCGTACGCCGGCTACGAGAACAAGGTCAAGACGAACCTGGAGACCCGCGCCCAGACGCTGGACGTCGAGGACTACATCTTCCAGGTCGAGGTGCCCACCGAAGAGGTCACCGAGATCAAGAACGGCCAGCGCAAGCTGGTGCAGCGCAAGGTGCTGCCCGGCTACATCCTGGTTCGCATGGAGCTCAACGACGCCTCGTGGAGCGCGGTCCGCAACACCCCGGGTGTCACCGGGTTCATCGGTGCGACCTCGCAGCCTTCGCCGCTGGGCATCAACGACGTGCTGAAGTTCCTCGCGCCGCAGGCGGAGAAGGAAGCGAAGCCGGAGCAGGGCAAGAAGGCCGCCCAGCCCGCCGCGTCCGTGAAGCCCTCGGTCGAGGTGGACTTCGAGGTCGGCGAGTCGATCACCGTCATGGACGGCCCGTTCGCCACGCTGCCCGCGACGATCAGCGAGGTCAACGCCGACAACCAGAAGCTCAAGGTGCTGGTGTCGATCTTCGGCCGGGAGACGCCGGTCGAGCTGTCGTTCAACCAGGTTTCCAAGATCTGA
- the secE gene encoding preprotein translocase subunit SecE: MSDDREQGPDEQQDAAQPSSAAARRERRASRASARQGGAGGPDSGATRTTESKGRPTPSRDGRKGRVSPFRKVWRFLREVVAELRKVIWPTRRALITYTLVVLVFVSILVAFVAGLDVLFAKGVLWLFG, from the coding sequence GTGAGCGACGACCGCGAGCAGGGGCCGGACGAGCAGCAGGATGCCGCTCAGCCCTCCAGCGCCGCCGCACGACGCGAGCGTCGCGCCTCCCGCGCTTCCGCCCGGCAGGGCGGTGCGGGCGGGCCGGACTCCGGTGCCACCCGCACAACTGAGTCGAAGGGTCGGCCGACTCCGTCGCGAGACGGCCGGAAGGGTCGGGTCTCGCCGTTCCGCAAGGTGTGGCGCTTCCTGCGCGAGGTCGTCGCCGAGCTGCGCAAGGTCATCTGGCCGACACGCCGGGCACTGATCACCTACACGCTCGTGGTGCTCGTGTTCGTCAGCATTCTGGTGGCGTTCGTCGCCGGCCTGGACGTGCTGTTCGCCAAGGGCGTGCTCTGGTTGTTCGGCTGA
- a CDS encoding pyridoxal phosphate-dependent aminotransferase: MSAPLDQSESGTSKRRVSARVGGISESATLAVDSKAKALKAAGRPVIGFGAGEPDFPTPQPVVDAAIAACADPRNHRYSPAAGLPELREAIAAKTLRDSGLTIDPSQVLVTNGGKQAVYQAFATLLDPGDEVLLPAPYWTTYPEAIELAGGVPVVVPTDDTTGFLASVEQLEAARTSRTKVLLFNSPSNPTGAVYPPEQVRAIGEWAVRNGIWVITDEIYEHLVYGDAEHVSIAAQVPELADTCVILNGVAKTYAMTGWRVGWMIGPKDVIKAAANLQSHLSSNVANVSQRAALAAVSGSLDAVADMRAAFDRRRRTIVEMLSAIPGVTCPEPEGAFYAYPSVQELLGKEIRGARPKTSAELAELVLEQAEVAVVPGEAFGTPGYFRLSYALGDEDLVAGVQRVADLLGEAK, from the coding sequence ATGTCAGCACCACTGGACCAGTCTGAGTCAGGCACCTCGAAGCGGCGCGTCTCCGCCCGCGTCGGCGGCATCAGCGAGTCCGCGACGCTCGCGGTCGACTCGAAGGCGAAAGCGCTCAAGGCGGCCGGGCGGCCCGTCATCGGCTTCGGCGCCGGCGAGCCCGACTTCCCCACCCCGCAGCCCGTCGTGGACGCCGCGATCGCGGCCTGCGCCGACCCGCGCAACCACCGCTACAGCCCCGCCGCGGGCCTGCCGGAACTGCGGGAGGCGATCGCGGCGAAGACCCTGCGCGACTCCGGGCTGACCATCGACCCCAGCCAGGTGCTGGTCACCAACGGCGGCAAGCAGGCCGTCTACCAGGCGTTCGCCACGCTGCTCGACCCGGGCGACGAGGTGCTGCTGCCCGCTCCCTACTGGACGACCTATCCGGAGGCGATCGAGCTCGCCGGGGGCGTGCCGGTCGTGGTGCCCACCGACGACACCACCGGGTTCCTCGCGAGCGTCGAGCAGCTGGAGGCCGCTCGGACCTCGCGCACCAAGGTCCTGCTGTTCAACTCCCCGTCCAACCCCACCGGTGCCGTGTACCCGCCGGAGCAGGTCCGGGCCATCGGCGAGTGGGCGGTGCGCAACGGGATCTGGGTCATCACGGACGAGATCTACGAGCACCTGGTCTACGGCGACGCCGAGCACGTCTCGATCGCCGCGCAGGTCCCGGAGCTCGCCGACACCTGCGTGATCCTCAACGGCGTCGCGAAGACCTACGCGATGACCGGCTGGCGGGTCGGCTGGATGATCGGCCCGAAGGACGTGATCAAGGCGGCCGCGAACCTGCAGTCGCACCTGTCGTCGAACGTGGCGAACGTGTCGCAGCGGGCCGCGCTGGCGGCGGTGAGCGGATCGCTGGACGCCGTCGCCGACATGCGCGCCGCGTTCGACCGGCGCCGCCGCACCATCGTCGAGATGCTCTCGGCGATTCCGGGCGTGACCTGCCCGGAGCCCGAGGGCGCCTTCTACGCGTACCCGTCGGTGCAGGAGCTGCTGGGCAAGGAGATCCGCGGCGCCCGCCCGAAGACCAGCGCGGAGCTCGCCGAGCTCGTGCTGGAGCAGGCCGAGGTCGCCGTGGTGCCCGGGGAGGCCTTCGGCACCCCCGGCTACTTCCGGCTGTCCTACGCGCTGGGCGACGAGGACCTCGTGGCCGGCGTGCAGCGCGTCGCCGACCTGCTCGGCGAGGCGAAGTGA